The Heptranchias perlo isolate sHepPer1 chromosome 15, sHepPer1.hap1, whole genome shotgun sequence genome contains the following window.
CATAGGATCGTACTTTGGGGAGTGAAATTCGATTTGGGCGTGGACACAAAGTGGGCCGTATCGTACGGGCTGCCTGTTATACGCACTGGTTGACATTGGGTTCTGTTGAGGTCAAGACGAATCTCTAACACTTTTTGTTCGTCCACCAATATCTCCAACAGTCATTTCTTGGCTACAGTTTGTACCACAGCAGTCTGCATCAGTGTTGAAGATAGTCACAGTAGGTGGGGGGGGTCTCAGAAATACTTTGAAGAGCAATCTTCTCTCTGAAGTCTTATTTTTGAAGCTGGAGTTCTACTGGACAGTCTGAGGCATGTCACTCCAGGCCTTGGCCTTCTTCTTGGCAATGGCCAGCCATGGAGGCTCTGCAGCGGCCAGAGGAGCAATCTTCATATTGGACATCGGCCGTTTCTCTCGCTTTCCCATTCCGCAGCCTTGTGATTTTGGCTGTAAATGAGAACCTAACAAAACAACAAAGAGGGGGTCAACTTCACAATATCAAAAATACATCGCTCCTAATGTAGCCTGAAGCTTTCATCAGCCCCAGTAGAAATGATGTGCTTATTCGGCAAACTGTTtatattaaaccagtgtaaaTCGATGACTGGTGACATTAAACAGGCCAAGTTGTTTTCAACTCCAAAGTCATCTTCAGTGAAGATCTTTAATTCGGCATTTACACCAGTGTTCTTTGATTTGAATTGTTGGAGTGCATGTTGCTGAAGAATTGAAGATGATCTGTCAGAAACAGAGTAAAACTTTTCCTGTAGCACCACACCCTCGGACAAGCCcccagaaggaaagaaagaaagaaaaaaaaatagcagggcagttcttcccggtgtcctgggtccAATATTTAcccatcaaccaacatcgctaaaaaacagattatctgctcattatcacatcgctgtttgtgggatcttgctgagtgcaaattggctgctgcgtttcctatattacaatagtgactacacttcaaaatgtacttcattggttgcaaagtgctttggggcatcctgaagtcatgaaaggcgctacataaatgcaaatctttcctttattaaaatattggagaGGAATCCGATATGAacacattgaattcaatttgcagCTACCTGTTTTGCACCCGTAAAATGGGGGTCAGGCTTCTAACCTTTGCGTCATGATCTGTTGCACCTGATCTGGACCAGAAGTGCACCGGATGCCGTATTGGCTCAAGTGGCTTTTAGTCGTCCAGGACTCCTGCCCGTTAggccccttaaaagatgcaaatcAGGATCCTACCCTGGTTGTATGACCCTGAATGCaaaaaattcaggtacaaatgggcggagctTGTGCCACTCAGGCCCCGCCCAGTTGTACCAGGTCTTGAGCGGCCTAACCTTTAAccggaccgctggaggctgctcaaaaaaaaAAGGCCCAAGAAATgatcagtttttatttttctgcttattttacactcctgcttctcctcggcccacaaaaaaaaaattccagcttgcTTCCGGCTTGTTGGaggtctcctctcccccaccccggaaATGCATGCCCCCCcacaacccacccacccaccctcccagaCTCGACACACTTGAGAGCCGGCCGAATTCCCGCCCTCCCTGACCGGCGAGCTGCAGTGGGGAGTCTGCAGTTTGCCAGCGGCATTGAGATGAGGCCCGAATCCGAACTGGGCCCAGGCCTCAGGACAGCACGGATCCCATTTTGGACGCAAGTCAAATTTCTCCCACATTAAGCTTTCGTGCGTTAATGTCCCATGCCATAATTTCTGGGGAGAACGAGTGCAAAGAACAGTCCTCAGGTATTGGCGAACAGCCCATTACATATCGAGCACCTGCTTATTTATAACGGCACCTCCTGATTTTGAAAAGTTccatttaaagttttttttttaccaagTGAAGGTGGACTTGTCAGCTTCGACTGGTCACCCTCTTTCACATTTATTTTCATTTCTTTGTTCTGAAAGCTGGGTAAGGAGTctttatttccagctttttccttTAGATGCTTTGTTACTtcctaaaagaaaaaaagatcaaAGTTAACTGCCATACAACTCATTAATTCAGTAAAATTATTTGGTTTAATAACTGCCAATGCAGAACTAAACGTTCAGGCTATTTTTTCAATGAAGCCAATCCcttaatgtttccacttgcgggggagaggtcacaaatataaaataattacTAATCAATCCACAAGGAAATCAAGAGAAACATCTTTATTCAGAAAGTGGTGATACTGTAGAACTTACTGTCACATGgattggttgaggcgaatagtatagttgtatttaaggggaagctagataagtacatcagggagaaaggaatagaaggatatgttgataaggttggatgaagtaagatgggaagaggctcatgtggagcataaacaccagcataaaccagttgggccgaatggcctgtttttgtgctacattaaaggtgctatataaatgcaagctgtgttATTGTatctaaactttaaaaaaaatttgttcccttttttagatcccctTACACCACACACTGTTCCGAGAGGGCAGGCAACTAATTTACTCCCAGGACTCACTCAATGCTGCTTGTAGACAAGCATTATAGATGTGAAAGACTGCAGGAGGCAATGGACAGACTAACAGAATGGGCAGGTGGGCGGCAGCTGCAGTTCAAAGTAGGAAAGTGTGAAGGAATGCATTTTACAAGtactcagaccacaccttgagtatcgCGTCCAGTTCtagtcactgagacacaagaggCGGTTCAGAGGAGAGTTACAAGAGAAAGTGAATCGGGAACATTGCTTCAAACTAAACCATGACAGTCGAACAAGGGATTCACCTAACAAAtgacaaatttaggactgatatcaggaagttcttcttcatatAGTTGAGTGATCAGCACATGTAATGGACTCCCAGGTAGGACAATGGAGaagaaaatcctggaatcatttaagaaacagttggatgctgcagCAGGAGTAATTGGATGGTCTTTCGGGATGAATTAAATTAATGGATTCTGAACTAATTATCAGAAAAAGAAAATCGTGCGACAAACCTAAACTACTTATCAATCACAAATGACCTGTCTTACAAATATAACAGATCTTATATGAAAGCAGTTTTACCTTTTTTGTGTCCATTTGAACCAAGAACTTGTCTTCCTGAGGCTGAGATCTTTCCTGTGTTCGTGAGTGCTGGCCTTGAAAGCCCTTTTGTTTCTGTCTAGCCATGGAGATCCAGACTGGCTCAGAGGAACTGACTCCCGTGCTCGTGCTGTCTGTTGTAGCAAGTTTGGCAGGCTGCGGGTTCCTCTCTGCATAACAGATTTTGTGCAATCAAACATCTTTTCAGCAGAGAAAAACAAGCTGAGTGTCTTCTTAGATCTAAATACGATTGATTCAGACAATGCAAGATAAGGTTTTACTCAGAGGGTCATTGGAAGGTTTATCTTAGTTATACTGTTTTAACAAATGATACACCAATAAAAACTAGCTACCTTACGTTAGTTTTTGTACGCATTTGATATTTTTGTGTTAAATTAACTTCAAtactacatcattagataaatttaaaacagaaatagacagtttcctagaagtaaagggaattaggggttatggggagcgggcaggaaattggacatgaagctgagttcagatcggtcaatgccctgtgggtggcggagagggcccaggggctatgtggccgggtcctgctcctacttcttgtgttctttagatttgtggttgggatcagatcagccatgatcttattgaatggcggagcaggctcgaggggccgattggcctactcctgctccaatttcttatgttcttatgttcttatgtttgcatGAACATCAAGAAATCACACAATGCAACCACGGTGTTGTTCACTCATCAATAGTAACGCAGTTGAACAGACAGCAGTCATTATCGTGCTCACCATCACAGTCCCCTTCAACCACTAAAAAATGAACAGCTCAGGCAATGGCTAAAAACAAACTCATTTTTCGCACCTGGTGTTTTACCGAAGTCGAGATGGGTTTCGCtattttttctttcattcttttctcGAGTAACACTGTATTTTTCTTGCGTTACTAACTCAGTTGAAGCGTCCACTGAATGAGCTTTTCCCGGCGGAGGATAACCATCCTTGTGACTTTCGGGCACTAATTTGGCTGCATTTTTCCCGTTGTCCTTTTCAGTTCTGCTCATCAAAACATCGTCCACTTGCCCGCCTGTCACAGCATCACCTCTCTCAAGCACTGGAATCTGTGTTGCTGTGCACGGTATCATTCCCTTATGTTCCTGCCTTTCAGCTACCTGATGTTCAAAGTTACTTTCAGTAGAGTATTTGTAAAGAGGTGAGGTTCTTCTGAGTTTGACGCCAAATGGGTTTCCTTTGGTATCGAGTTGAGTTTTTGTTTTCTGTTTCAGAAGACATGATTTGTCAGTAGGAGCTGGTTCAGTTTCATCTGATTTCATTCTCAACGGCTGATTAAGAAACTGTTGATATTTCATGGAACTTCCTGTATCTTGATTTGATGCTGCTTCATTTGCATTCTCTTCAGATATGTTTTCACAATTCTCCGATTTCGGTGCTGTCAAAGGACTACAATTTGTGTCCAAACCTTCATTTTTTCGATTGGCCTCCAATATGGACCTCTGCCAGGCAGATGCAATTGAGAACTTGACTGAACCTTGATTAACAGACCTGTGATCTTCCTGTAACAACTCATCAGACATTGAAAGCTCAGTCTGTTCCTGACTGCAAAGTAATTGTGGAGTGGAAGGGTCAGATTGGATTACTAAATCTTCAAGTGGAACTTGTGATGTAAAACCAATATCCTTTGTCAATTCATtgcttggagccgggatgtgtTCTATTATAAATGCCCTGTTATTTAATACGGTCTCAACATCTGCCACTCCCGTTATTGATTCATCTGTCAGGATATTTTCTTCCCGTCCTTCCTTCTTAATGGGTGAATGAAAAGTCTCATCAGGAGGTGTGACAGAAGTCACTCCCTCCATTTGTTTAGAAGTTGAGCTATTTTTTGACTGTATTGCATTTGGAGCATCTTCCTCCTCACCTTCTTCCGTGTGCAGTACAACTGAGATGCCTTTCTGTGATGGAGGTTTGTCGGCAGCAGAGGGAAGCAATTCCTCCTCAGCATTCTCCAATGTGGTGTTTTCACTAGATTTAGTTACACCTTTTGCCTGATCTTTTGTCTCAGAACATTCTGCTGATGCAGTAATGGCTGTTGGTGTCGTGGAGGAGGGAAAAGCAGTGTCTTCTTTATTGTCCATATTGGACTTTACTGAAGTTGACTTGAAGTCATCTTCGTGCATTAACAACATTTCTGGTGATAATCCTTGAATGATGGGTGTTTTCTCAGATTCATGTATGTCTTCTGAATCAAATGTCGCCTGAACTGAAGGATTAGGCAATACGTCTCCTTTCTGTCCTGTAGCGTTTCCATCAAATGTACCTTCAGGCACTGGTCTGCCACGAGAAGAAGCCTCAAGCATTTTGGAACTCTGAGAATTTTTTTCTGCAGATTGCTCTCCATTCGTTTCAGGAAACTTTGGACAATGCACTTCATTGTGACGGACATCATCGTTTAAATTGTCGCCTTGTGCCAACAGATCTGTTACAAATTAGACAAGAAAGGAGATACACTATTTAACATCATTTTACAATGACAAAAAGGACGTGCAACAGCTTAACTTTAATTTGTTGAACAcaacaaaatcttggtcaaaccCAGTGCAATTCTCAGGCTTGGAAAAGTCATTTGTCCAGAagctggttttgttggatttttgCTGTTTTCACTTTTAATGCTAGTTTTGCAGTTCATTCATTTAATGCATATTAAAGCACTAGAGCAATAGCCTTTATTCTTACCTTACCAATTGTGGATTCAGTCATTGTATCACCTTAATAGCTTATAAATCCCTAACTGTAATATCCAACCAATGTAAAACTCGATTCAGATATGTTTGCTCAGAACTAATGAGGTTTTGTCGTTGTGACTATTGTGGCACATTCAAAGAGATGGTGGAGACGTAAACAATACTTGTGACAGTTTAGCACAGCCGAAGATGCTAACAATAGGAAAGTTCTATCCAATCATAGAAAGTGAGACCGTTGTGAATTTTACTCATTTTTGTTTTAGTGACAAAAGATTTTATTTATCAACTTTGAATGATAACATGATATCAAATCTACGTTAATATAAAGGCATAACATGATCATGAGAAACCAACTGATGTAGGAAAACACTCACTGGTATAGTGAAAGGTAGTAAAAAAGAACAAATCCATCTAGATTGTGCTTTGAGGGTGAAGAAGGATGAACCCAAAGCTCAGGAATCTTCCAGAAATCACCTTCATAACCCAGTGGGGAATGTTTCTGGATTGTGGTGCTGTCACCTGAAAGTGACAGCTCTcattctgctcagctggaaaagCAGTTGCTCCAACGAGGGTACAGGCCAATGTAAAAACAAGATGGTAATAAAGTCATTAAAAGTGACCAGATCTTGGGGATAATCACTGGTTGGCCCTCAGCTGGAGTCTgtggtccaattctgggcaccatgctttaggaaggatgtccaggccttggagagggtgcagaggagatttactataattataccaagaatgagggacttcagttatgtggagtgactggagcggctgggattgttctccttagagtagggaaggttaagaggagatttaatagaggcgttcaaaattctgaggggttttgacagaataaataaggagaaaccgtttctacccggaggagggtcggtaaccacaggacacagatataagataattggcaaaagaaccagaggggagatgaggagaatttttttaacgcagcaagttgttatgatctggaatgcactgcctgaaagggtggtggcagcagattcaatagtaactttcaaaagggaattagataaatacttgaaaaagagaacatttgcagagctaaggggaaagagcaggggagtggggctaattggatagttctaagagccagcacaggcacgaaggggccaaatggcctccttctgcggcaTAAGATTCTATGACCGAGGCCTTGTCCACAGTGAAAAATATGAGTAATCCTATTCCCAAGTCATCTTCTGTAGGGGATTATGTGTTTAGCAATATTTTGTTTGTTTATACCCACGAGCTAGTCTGGCCAGTCAGAAATTCATGAATGTTAGCAAAGGAACAATGCTCCttaaaatggatttccattcttTACTGCCATTGGTCAGCAGTGAAAGTCGCTAAATACAAATGTCTGACTTGATTCTCGCCAACAATTTTATATCTTAGGAACTTTATAAAAACAATTTCTATGTTTACACCTCATATGTGTATCATATTATGAAATTATACAATGAATGGAGAGAAAATGCACTtatatttacatagcaccttatcacatattTTTCAGATACTTCTCAAAATACTTTACAtacaatgaaatactttgaagtgctgtgactgttgttatgcaggcgttttgcacacagcaagatcccacaaacaataatgagagaAATGACCATTATGGagcaatgttgtccaggacatctCCCTTCTCGTCCTTGAATAGTAACATGGGATTCAACAGGGCCGTGATTTAGCCTCTCATTTGAACAACCaataatgcaacactccctcaatactacactgcaGCATCAGCCTACATTATATGCTctagttctggagtggggcttgaacccataaccttcagactctgaggcaaaagtgctaccagctTCCACAAGTTATTTAATCATTACTTGGACTGAAGAGTGCTATACAAaacatatatttcttaatgacaTATATCTAGTCAGTATTTTCTTTCATTTGATATTTAATTAAAGCTGATAGCAAAAATGTCATACCAATTTCTTTCTTATTTTCATCCGGCGAATTAGTTGCAGTGGGTGTGACTCGATCTTTTTCATCTTTCCTTTCAAACAAAATAAATTTGGGAATCTTTGGACTTCCAGAATGTTCCCTCTGGTGGAAAAATAATAttacatacttaagaaaagacatacttgctctcgaggcagtacaaagaaggttcactcggttaatcccggggatgagggggcggacatatgaggagaggttgagtagattgggactctactcattggagttcagaagaatgagaggcgatcttattgaaacatataagattgtgaaggggcttgatcgggtggatgcggtaaggatgttcccaaggatgggtgaaactagaacgagggggcataatcttagaataaggagctgctcttgcaaaactgagatgaggagaaacttcttcactcagagggtagtaggtctgtggaacttgctgccccaggaagctgtggaagctacatcattaaataaatttaaaacagaaatagacagtttcctagaagtaaagggaattaggggttacggggagcgggcaggaaattggacatgaatttagatttgaggttaggatcagatcagccatgatcttattgaatggcggagcaggctcgaggggccgattggcctactcctgctcctatttcttatgttcttacacatgttcatttatttatatatgtgtgtgtatatatatatatatatatattatatagatagatataatatatatatattttaaaaattaattcgtGGTGAACAGTCCATGGCATTGAGTTGCTATTGCTTTAAGAATGTCGTTGTGACGAGAGTCTTAATTCTCCCCAGACATCTTATAATTTGCTCGCTAGCAGTGAATTAAGAACcctagcctagaaattactgataCTTTCGGCTGAACATTTAATGCATTCACAGGACATTGCTACATGTTCTATTTTAGTGCAGGTGTTAAGCCGTTTATTTTACAATAGAACAGCGGAGAGTGAATGTTATCTGAATGAATTAAGCATTTGCTAACATCAGCATCAGTAACTTCTAGGTTCAAATACACGATCATTTCAAAACACAAAGCCAATCATTGAATCTGTAGGAGAAAGGTTATACATATATTGCAGCAATGAACACATTATTTTTGTATGTGATTGTTATAATGATTACATTTATCATGTGAATTTGTAGAAGATGTAATTATTGTTAATATTAATACCAAAAGGGAATATATAGGGACATAGCAGtttagtttaaaaaatatataaataccaaTTATATAAGCTGCAAATTCTGGGCTAGAAATTCTCTTTAATCTTGTAACATCCTAAAAATATCAACAATCCACCCATACTAGACTGCCTTTTTAATGTTACATAAACAACAAACCACAGAAAACTGCTCACAGCTGGATGCAAGTCTTGTCAGCTAGTTTTAACACTGCCTATGGCAGCTTAAAATTTCTACTGTAACATCGACTCTTAAAGAAAAAAAGCAGAAGTATGTTTAAACTGGATTGGTTCAGATTTCTACGCAGTGTTATACCACCCATTGAAGTTGGCAAGAGGATTATTTCATAAAAAATGAATATAACGAGCTTCCAGGTTTCCAGTTCATCCAAACACAACTGTGACTAATCTCCAGTCCTGGTTTTCTCCAGTTTTCCATTCTGTTATTTAGCAGTTTTTCCCATAGAAAATTATTTCCATAGCTGGGAAGAAGCGATCCAAAATGTCAAAGATTTTCACAAACGTGGACAGGGTTTtctgagggtgggagggggacagCTTTTTAATGTGAACTTACTTATTTTTTCCACCCATTGTCACGTAAACAAGCTGAAATGAAGATGGCAGCACCTGTCCAACAGATTCATTAGTTGGTCGAATCTAGGTGGACAACTTCATTTGTAGGCTGATGATACTTTGTCTTGTACAAGAGTATCACAGACCCTGATCTGGCTCACTATTCCAACTGTTAAAGTTCTGTGATGTGAACTGGCTGAGGAAACTCCTGCTGACTAAGGGTTATaattgaacaacaacaacttgcatttatatagcacctttcacggagtaaaatgtcccaaggcgcttcacagaagtgattatcaaacaaaatttgacattacgcctcataaggagatattaggactggtgaccaaaagcttggtcaaagaggtaagttttaaggagcgtcttaaaggaggagagagaggtagagaggttaagggagggaattccagagcttagggtctaggcagctgaacacatgaccgccaacggtggagcgattaaaatcggggacgcgcaagaggccagaattggaagagcgcagtgatctcggagggttgtagggctggaggagattacagagatcggtagggttgaggccatggagggatttgaaaacaaggatgagaattttaaaatagaggtgtagctggaccaggagccactgtaggtcagcgagcacaggggtgatgggtgaacgggacttggtgcgagttagggtacggcagcagagttttggatgagctcaagtttatggtgggtggaagatgggaggccggccaagagagcattggaatagtcaagtctaggaggtaacaaaggcatgggtgaggggttcagcagcagatgagttgaggcagggggcaagacgggcgatgttacggaggtggaagtaggcggtcttggtgatggaaatgAAAGACTCGGTGTGAGCTGGAGAGATGCAGTCATCAAAAAAAAAGTGCTTGAAGATTGAAGAGTAAAATTCAAGGAGGAGAAAGACTGATCCACCCAAAACTTTACCAAGCAAAAGAAAAAGAACGAACTTTCATTTTGTCTGGCACTTTATTACACTtatgacttcccaaagtgcttcacaaccaatggattacttttgaaagtGAGGTCTTCGTTCTTATgcagccaattgcacacagcccacaaacagcgagagagatgaataaccagttaacgtgttggttgagggaagcaaCATGGCCAAGAAACTGGGAGAacttgctgctcttcttcaaatagcacaaTGTAATATTTAAAGTTCACCTGTACAGCCAGTCTGAAGGGCAGCACCTCCAACCagacagcactgcctcagtactgcactgaaatgtcagcctagattatgtgctgaattcctggagtggggcttgaacccacaaccttcttgactcagagatgagagtgctaccaaccgagccaagctTATACTTGATATGATACAACGAGTGAGGTCAACCTTTCGAATCCATGCcagtctttcctgcaactccatgtttgaacctcccgccaatcaggtttccgccccagccacagcactgaaacggcactaatcaaaatcacaaatgacatcctatgtgactgtgacgatggtaaactatccctcctcgtccttctcgacctgtctgcagcctttgacaaggttgaccaaaccatcctcctccaacgcctctcctccactagtccagctgggtgggactgccctcgcttggttctactcttacctatccagtcatagccaaagaatcacatgcaatggcttctcttcccactcctgcaccatcacctctggagtccctcaaggatctaccattggccctctcctatttcttgtctacatgctgcctctcagcaacatcatctgaagacatgacatCAGATTCCACACGTACGTTGACTTCGCCTGGTTctttctcaccaccacctccctcgacccctccactgccgaTTTGTCTGGGTGACCTGATCCTTTTTGCAACAAAAGccaagcagggcaaatccaagtCTGTCTGCGTGGACATGACCATGGCTTCCTCTGCCGACATAACTAAAGCAAAATATGGGTCAATAGGTTGTGCAATTGAGACCAAGAGACAATCATTTCAAACAGATTTAGCTAAGAAAATAACCAGAAACTTATTGAGGAAACAAATCATGAAAATGAAGTGACATGATACGATA
Protein-coding sequences here:
- the zgc:66433 gene encoding CRACD-like protein isoform X1 produces the protein MAGFYCCLRGTSGDYIMATGLPDVRQASEAEEFNEECSGKKKSKFKTFKNFFAKKKRKEPTAPRGESGLKPSQSSSDVSIPEPSVALPDSETGSQSSIGNRAVSHDSIFIPELSISETAPVRVTSQENMPGRVKALQLQLQQNIRLVSPSVLISTKKSEDAGTISEDDGLPRSPPEVLSLHAVLRCSTPKSADPVERHSSLSLGGTESEDEEQISSRLSSRPLSPLSPLVLMTTSSDSLPVDFNSPANPLACLDNSAAKHKIAVNPRRHKFFAKQMKPTIREHSGSPKIPKFILFERKDEKDRVTPTATNSPDENKKEIDLLAQGDNLNDDVRHNEVHCPKFPETNGEQSAEKNSQSSKMLEASSRGRPVPEGTFDGNATGQKGDVLPNPSVQATFDSEDIHESEKTPIIQGLSPEMLLMHEDDFKSTSVKSNMDNKEDTAFPSSTTPTAITASAECSETKDQAKGVTKSSENTTLENAEEELLPSAADKPPSQKGISVVLHTEEGEEEDAPNAIQSKNSSTSKQMEGVTSVTPPDETFHSPIKKEGREENILTDESITGVADVETVLNNRAFIIEHIPAPSNELTKDIGFTSQVPLEDLVIQSDPSTPQLLCSQEQTELSMSDELLQEDHRSVNQGSVKFSIASAWQRSILEANRKNEGLDTNCSPLTAPKSENCENISEENANEAASNQDTGSSMKYQQFLNQPLRMKSDETEPAPTDKSCLLKQKTKTQLDTKGNPFGVKLRRTSPLYKYSTESNFEHQVAERQEHKGMIPCTATQIPVLERGDAVTGGQVDDVLMSRTEKDNGKNAAKLVPESHKDGYPPPGKAHSVDASTELVTQEKYSVTREKNERKNSETHLDFGKTPERNPQPAKLATTDSTSTGVSSSEPVWISMARQKQKGFQGQHSRTQERSQPQEDKFLVQMDTKKEVTKHLKEKAGNKDSLPSFQNKEMKINVKEGDQSKLTSPPSLGSHLQPKSQGCGMGKREKRPMSNMKIAPLAAAEPPWLAIAKKKAKAWSDMPQTVQ
- the zgc:66433 gene encoding CRACD-like protein isoform X2; its protein translation is MATGLPDVRQASEAEEFNEECSGKKKSKFKTFKNFFAKKKRKEPTAPRGESGLKPSQSSSDVSIPEPSVALPDSETGSQSSIGNRAVSHDSIFIPELSISETAPVRVTSQENMPGRVKALQLQLQQNIRLVSPSVLISTKKSEDAGTISEDDGLPRSPPEVLSLHAVLRCSTPKSADPVERHSSLSLGGTESEDEEQISSRLSSRPLSPLSPLVLMTTSSDSLPVDFNSPANPLACLDNSAAKHKIAVNPRRHKFFAKQMKPTIREHSGSPKIPKFILFERKDEKDRVTPTATNSPDENKKEIDLLAQGDNLNDDVRHNEVHCPKFPETNGEQSAEKNSQSSKMLEASSRGRPVPEGTFDGNATGQKGDVLPNPSVQATFDSEDIHESEKTPIIQGLSPEMLLMHEDDFKSTSVKSNMDNKEDTAFPSSTTPTAITASAECSETKDQAKGVTKSSENTTLENAEEELLPSAADKPPSQKGISVVLHTEEGEEEDAPNAIQSKNSSTSKQMEGVTSVTPPDETFHSPIKKEGREENILTDESITGVADVETVLNNRAFIIEHIPAPSNELTKDIGFTSQVPLEDLVIQSDPSTPQLLCSQEQTELSMSDELLQEDHRSVNQGSVKFSIASAWQRSILEANRKNEGLDTNCSPLTAPKSENCENISEENANEAASNQDTGSSMKYQQFLNQPLRMKSDETEPAPTDKSCLLKQKTKTQLDTKGNPFGVKLRRTSPLYKYSTESNFEHQVAERQEHKGMIPCTATQIPVLERGDAVTGGQVDDVLMSRTEKDNGKNAAKLVPESHKDGYPPPGKAHSVDASTELVTQEKYSVTREKNERKNSETHLDFGKTPERNPQPAKLATTDSTSTGVSSSEPVWISMARQKQKGFQGQHSRTQERSQPQEDKFLVQMDTKKEVTKHLKEKAGNKDSLPSFQNKEMKINVKEGDQSKLTSPPSLGSHLQPKSQGCGMGKREKRPMSNMKIAPLAAAEPPWLAIAKKKAKAWSDMPQTVQ
- the zgc:66433 gene encoding acrosomal protein KIAA1210 isoform X3: MAGFYCCLRGTSGDYIMATGLPDVRQASEAEEFNEECSGKKKSKFKTFKNFFAKKKRKEPTAPRGESGLKPSQSSSDVSIPEPSVALPDSETGSQSSIGNRAVSHDSIFIPELSISETAPVRVTSQENMPGRVKALQLQLQQNIRLVSPSVLISTKKSEDAGTISEDDGLPRSPPEVLSLHAVLRCSTPKSADPVERHSSLSLGGTESEDEEQISSRLSSRPLSPLSPLVLMTTSSDSLPVDFNSPANPLACLDNSAAKHKIAVNPRRHKFFAKQMKPTIREHSGSPKIPKFILFERKDEKDRVTPTATNSPDENKKEIDLLAQGDNLNDDVRHNEVHCPKFPETNGEQSAEKNSQSSKMLEASSRGRPVPEGTFDGNATGQKGDVLPNPSVQATFDSEDIHESEKTPIIQGLSPEMLLMHEDDFKSTSVKSNMDNKEDTAFPSSTTPTAITASAECSETKDQAKGVTKSSENTTLENAEEELLPSAADKPPSQKGISVVLHTEEGEEEDAPNAIQSKNSSTSKQMEGVTSVTPPDETFHSPIKKEGREENILTDESITGVADVETVLNNRAFIIEHIPAPSNELTKDIGFTSQVPLEDLVIQSDPSTPQLLCSQEQTELSMSDELLQEDHRSVNQGSVKFSIASAWQRSILEANRKNEGLDTNCSPLTAPKSENCENISEENANEAASNQDTGSSMKYQQFLNQPLRMKSDETEPAPTDKSCLLKQKTKTQLDTKGNPFGVKLRRTSPLYKYSTESNFEHQVAERQEHKGMIPCTATQIPVLERGDAVTGGQVDDVLMSRTEKDNGKNAAKLVPESHKDGYPPPGKAHSVDASTELVTQEKYSVTREKNERKNSETHLDFGKTPDLRRHSACFSLLKRCLIAQNLLCREEPAACQTCYNRQHEHGSQFL